TGCCTCGACCCGTATGAGCGTGGGGCCTTTGCTGGTAGGCGTTCGAGCAGGCGAACGCAGGGCCGAGGAGCGTTCGGCCTATCTTAAGGCATCTCTTAAGGCTGGGCTCCCTATTCCCCTTTTATGGGGATTTTCTTTCTGGCTTGAACCAAACGCCGCGTTTGTTACCTCCGCAGACCCTCTCCTTGAAACCGAGCTTATTCCCGTTGGCGGTGCGCGAACGCTTCGTGGTTACACAGAGGAGGAGTTCCGAAGTAAGCTTGCGTTCTGGTTACGGCAGGAGCTGCGCTGGGGCAGCGAGAGTCTCTCCTTATATCCTCTGTTCGATGTGGCCTTGATCGAGGTCACAGGATTTGCGGCAGGCTATGGCGCAGGGATAACGGTCGCCACCCCCATAGGTCGGCTTGAGCTGGATGCCGCCCTGCCCTGGGAAGGTGCGTGGTATGATGCCAAGCTTCATCTTTCAGTGGGGGCGGAATTCTAAGGTGTTGACTTTTCTCCCTTAAACAATAGAGTTACGCTTGGAGGTCGAGTCTGATTGCTGTAATTTTATTATTTGCCCAGATCATCCCTCTGGATGATCCGATCTACGATGCGATTGACCGTTTAGAGGTCAAGGGTGTATTCGTAAGTTTGCCTGATACCCGTCCGTACACGCGCCAGGAGATTGTTGATGGGTTTAACCCGCAGGCTGAGGTTTCAAGGGCGGATAGCTTTGATCTGCAAAGATTCGGGTTCCTTCACGGGGTCTCTGCTGCTCGCTGGGCACCGGCTCTTGCTCTATCTGCCGACGATGCCTCCTTTGAGCTGGGCGGTGCGCTTCGCGCATCCTACCGGATTCCCGATACTTTTCGGACAGGACCTGATATCCGATTTGAGGGCTCTATAGGTCCTGCAAGTTTTTTTGCAACCCACAGGCTTACTTACGCTTACAACTGGCCTGATACGGTTTTCGACGCCAAGTCCTGGCGAGGGGAGGAGAGGCCGATCTACCCCGAGATTCCCGACGCCCGGCTGGATCTGGATTTTGACTGGCTGCACATCCAGGCCGGACGCTCCGAGATCCACCTCGGGCCTGTGTCCCATGGTGGACTATTTCTCTCCACCGAGCCGTGGGGGCTGGATCACGCGGCCTACAGCCTGAAGTGGAAAGGTGTTCGTTTCACCTCCCTTTTCGCCTGGCTCCAATCTGATAAACGTATGGTTGTCCATCGTTTCGAGTACGTAGCTCCTCGCTGGAAGCTTGGGTTTTCCGAGGCGGTTGTCTCCAGCGATACCAACGATATTCTTCCTTACCTCTTTGCACCGGCTGCGTTCTACTACTTCATGCAGTGGAACAAGCGCCAGGACGAGAACATACTGTGGGGGGTAGATGCATCGGTCCTCTTCCCGCCGGTCAGGTTCTACACCGAGCTACTTGTTGACGACTTTGCCTACGAGCCTGCCACCGGCCCAAACAAGATAGGCGGCACCATCGGGGGTGAATGGGTTTCTATCCTTTCGTCCGAAGTGGACCTCCGTGCCGACTACACCGCCATCAGTAAGTGGACCTATGCCCAGCGGGACAGTGCGCAGAACTACACCTTCCGCGGTTGCATCCTTGGTGACGACCTTGGGCCAGACGCCGACCGTAGCCGTTTAACCGTTTCCTGGCGCATCATCCCCCGAATAAGCATTGAGGGACTCTTCTTCTACGAGCGCCACGGCGAGGGCGATGTCTGGCACGACTTTGCAGACGACGGCGCCCATGACCGCGAAACTTTCCATCCACCATTCCCTTCAGGTATAGTGGAGCATCACCTGGGGATTGAAGGAGAAGTTAAGCTGAGACTGGTGGGTCGAAGTTTCCTCTCGTTTATTGCAAGGGCAGAACAGATCTCCAACCTGGATCACCAGGAAGGTTCTGAAGAGTTCAGACCAACCCTCCAGACCGATCTCTACTGGGAGTTCTGATGGCCTGGAGTATGGTCTGGAAGATGCTGGTTTTAGGGGTGGTTCAGGGAGCAAGCGAGTTTCTTCCCATCTCCTCGTCCGGACACCTCTTGCTTGGGCAGGTGCTGCTCAGGGTGGAAGGCGGGCTTACCGTACCCATATTCCTTCATGTAGGTACACTGATAGCAGTGGTTGTGTTTATGTCCCGCCGCATCGGCAGGCTTTTTGCCGATATGTTCAACCGGGAAAAGGAACGCAGGATTGCAGGCTGGGCACTGATCCTATATCTTTTTGTTGCGAGCATCCCGGCTGCACTGGTTGGGATTCTTGCCAAGGACACCATAGATCGCGTGATGTACGGGCAGCCCTTGTATGTGGCTTTCTTCTTTATTGGAACCGGGGCGCTGCTTCTGGTTACTCGCTGGGGCAGAAAGCGTAATCGGACATTCGGGATTTCGGACGCTCTTCTTATCGGCATTGCCCAGGCGGTTGCCATCCTGCCCGGTTTCTCCCGCTCCGGGTTAACTATCGCCACCGCATTGCTTTTGGGGATCGCCTCGGTGGAGGCGTTCGAGTTCAGCTTCATTTTGTCCATCCCTGCCATTGCCGGTGCCGCGGTGATCGACTTCCTCGAACTGTATGGGACCGGGAGGATATCCCAGCTCGCTCCTCCTGAAGCGTGGGTTGTGGGCATAATCTCCAGTGCTGGCGTGGGATTTCTAGCCCTGTGGCTGCTCAAGAAGGCGGTGGTATCAAAGAAATTCTGGTTGTTCAGCTTTTACTGCTTCGCAGTCGGGGCAGCCAGCCTGGTTCTGCTCCTGGTGTTTCGATAGATCATGTCACTTATTCGCAAGGCAGAGGATAGCTTAAAGCGTGAGTGCGGGTTCAAGAGGGGAGCAAGCGTGCTTGTCGCGTGTTCTGGCGGGGCGGATTCCACCGCACTCCTGCACTTCCTTCACTCACGTCGAAGAAGGCTCGGGATTGCTGATCTAGGCGTGTATCATCTCAATCACGGGCTTCGGGGAGCGGAGGCGGATGCGGACGAGGAATTCGTGGCGAATCTTGCCAAATCCCTCGATATCCCCTTCCATCCCGATCGTGCCGACGTTGCGGCGTACGCGGCAGAGCACGGGATATCCCATGAGATGGCGGGACGCAAGCTGCGCTATGCAGGATTGAACAGGCTGTTGGAATCGGAAGGTTGTGTTCCAAAGAAGGGTGGGTGTTACGGGTGTTACGGGTACGGGGCTTTGGGACATACAGCCAGTGACAATGCGGAGTGGATCCTTATCTCCCTCGTTCGTGGCAGGGCAGAGCCCTTTTTATGGGGCATCCCTGCAAAGCGTGGTCCGTTCATCCGTCCACTTATCCGGTGTGCGCGTGCAGAAATTCTTGACTATTTGAAAACCCATCACCTATCCTTCCGCGAGGATTCGAGCAATGCCTCACTTTCATTTGACCGCAACCGTATCCGACACCGGATCATGCCCTTACTTAAGGAACTCAACCCCTCCCTTGAGGAGACCCTTTCCCGCACCCTCGAGGTCGGTGACCTCCTAAACTCCTCGCTTGATTCACAGGCAGCCGAGCTCCTAGAGCGTCTCGTTACGAGTAATGGTAGGACCAGCGAGCTTGACACTTCCGAGCTTTCAGGCTATAATCTTGTTACGCAACTTCGTGTTCTGAGGTTATTTGTGCCTTGGCTTGGGGCAAATGATCTGTTGGGCCTACTGCCCCTTGAGGTTGCCAAAGGGACGCGTGAGATGGCGCGCGGCAAAGGCAAGAAGCTTTGCGCGTCCTATGATCGGTTGGTGCTTGAGGATTGCAAGGATCAACCCTTATGGGAGCCGTGCGTGTTGAGTGAGGCTAAGGATGTGTTAGTGCCGGGGCTTGGATGGCGACTGCGGGTCTATGAAGGTAAACGTGATGAATTCGCACCGCGCGATGATGTGGTATTCTTTGACGCGAGTTTTATCAAGCCTCCATTCGTTGTTCGACCCTGGCGTGAAGGAGACAGGATAGTTCCGTTTGGCAGACGCGGTGAAGTCAAGCTCAAGCGGGTGTTTAGTGATAGGAAGGTACCACGCCGGATGCGTCGGTACTGGCCTTTGGTATGCAAGGATGATGAAGTGGTGTGGGCCGCCGGGCTTATTCGCTCTGCCGGGGCCCCTGTAACCAGTTCAACACGTAAGTTGACGATTTTGACTCTTTTGAGAGGTGAAGATGGCAAACAAACCGCCTAAGGCGGGTTCAAGCAGACTGCGTACTATTATTATCTGGGGTGCGCTGGGGTCGTTATTTATACTAGGTTACTATCTGTTTGTTTTTCGCCCCCGGCGGACCCCTGAGATCCCCTACAGTGAGTTCCGCCAGCGGCTTGACAAGCTTTCCTCGGCGACGATCTCAGAACGCCAGATAACCGGCGAGTTCCTCGCCGAGGAGACAGTTCCGACTGTCCGGCAAGAGCAGGTCACAACAAAGCGCTTCAAGGTGAGGATTCCCTTTGATGATCAGAAACTTGTAGAGGAGCTCC
This genomic window from candidate division TA06 bacterium B3_TA06 contains:
- a CDS encoding undecaprenyl-diphosphatase encodes the protein MAWSMVWKMLVLGVVQGASEFLPISSSGHLLLGQVLLRVEGGLTVPIFLHVGTLIAVVVFMSRRIGRLFADMFNREKERRIAGWALILYLFVASIPAALVGILAKDTIDRVMYGQPLYVAFFFIGTGALLLVTRWGRKRNRTFGISDALLIGIAQAVAILPGFSRSGLTIATALLLGIASVEAFEFSFILSIPAIAGAAVIDFLELYGTGRISQLAPPEAWVVGIISSAGVGFLALWLLKKAVVSKKFWLFSFYCFAVGAASLVLLLVFR
- the tilS gene encoding tRNA lysidine(34) synthetase TilS, which codes for MSLIRKAEDSLKRECGFKRGASVLVACSGGADSTALLHFLHSRRRRLGIADLGVYHLNHGLRGAEADADEEFVANLAKSLDIPFHPDRADVAAYAAEHGISHEMAGRKLRYAGLNRLLESEGCVPKKGGCYGCYGYGALGHTASDNAEWILISLVRGRAEPFLWGIPAKRGPFIRPLIRCARAEILDYLKTHHLSFREDSSNASLSFDRNRIRHRIMPLLKELNPSLEETLSRTLEVGDLLNSSLDSQAAELLERLVTSNGRTSELDTSELSGYNLVTQLRVLRLFVPWLGANDLLGLLPLEVAKGTREMARGKGKKLCASYDRLVLEDCKDQPLWEPCVLSEAKDVLVPGLGWRLRVYEGKRDEFAPRDDVVFFDASFIKPPFVVRPWREGDRIVPFGRRGEVKLKRVFSDRKVPRRMRRYWPLVCKDDEVVWAAGLIRSAGAPVTSSTRKLTILTLLRGEDGKQTA